The candidate division WOR-3 bacterium genomic sequence CCGGCGTTGCCGAGCCAAACCACTAGCCCAGTCAGAACTAGTGCATCTTACGGCCCGGACAGCCTTGCTGACCGCCCTGGCCCATCGGCCCCTGCGGCCCACCGCATTGGCTTCCGCACTGCATCCCACGTTCGTCGCCGCCCATCGGACAGCCACCACCCATCGGACCGCGCATCATCCCATGCCCGCCACAACCCTTGCCTCGTCCCATCATGCCGGGACCCATACCCATCTTGCGCATGGCCTTGCGCTGCTCCGGCGTCAGAATCTTGCGCATTTCGAAGCGGTGGTTTATCCGGGCGACTTCTATCTTCTCACGGATATCGCCGATTTCCTTCACCTTGGCCACTATCTTCTTGGCGTCCGGTTCGTCTGCCCGCCAGAAAGCTTCAAGCTCTATCTCCTTGACCCTGACGTCAGCCTGCAGCGGCGCCATCGCCTTGATGTGCGCGGTGCGG encodes the following:
- a CDS encoding periplasmic heavy metal sensor translates to MKNRTLTAMIVIVLAVGSALAQPAPTMAAPAPCGKAQAPMACGMQGMQGMMPGPAMPDLTPEQQEKMDALRTAHIKAMAPLQADVRVKEIELEAFWRADEPDAKKIVAKVKEIGDIREKIEVARINHRFEMRKILTPEQRKAMRKMGMGPGMMGRGKGCGGHGMMRGPMGGGCPMGGDERGMQCGSQCGGPQGPMGQGGQQGCPGRKMH